A stretch of the Mycobacterium sp. ITM-2016-00317 genome encodes the following:
- the argB gene encoding acetylglutamate kinase, with amino-acid sequence MSMATADKAQVLADALPWLTALNDKIVVVKYGGNAMTDDRLKAAFAADMVFLRNCGIHPVVVHGGGPQISAMLKKLGIAGDFKGGFRVTTPEVLDVARMVLFGQVGRELVNLINAYGPYAVGITGEDAHLFTAVRRTVMVEGVATDIGLVGDVERVNTDAVLDLIDAGRIPVVSTIAPDAAGLVYNINADTAAAALAEALGAEKLLMLTDVEGLYTRWPDRGSLVSQINAEELAELLPTLEEGMVPKIEACLRAIDGGVPSAHVIDGRVEHCVLVELFTDEGAGTKVVQSA; translated from the coding sequence ATGAGCATGGCCACCGCCGACAAGGCGCAGGTGCTCGCCGACGCGCTGCCGTGGCTGACCGCGCTGAACGACAAGATCGTGGTGGTCAAGTACGGCGGCAACGCGATGACCGACGACCGCCTCAAGGCCGCGTTCGCCGCCGACATGGTGTTCCTGCGCAACTGCGGAATTCATCCCGTGGTGGTGCACGGCGGCGGCCCGCAGATCTCGGCGATGCTCAAGAAGCTCGGCATCGCAGGCGATTTCAAGGGCGGCTTCCGGGTCACCACCCCGGAGGTGCTCGACGTCGCGCGCATGGTGCTCTTCGGTCAGGTCGGCCGTGAGCTGGTGAACCTGATCAACGCCTACGGCCCCTACGCCGTCGGCATCACCGGTGAGGACGCCCACCTGTTCACCGCGGTGCGGCGCACCGTGATGGTCGAGGGCGTGGCCACCGACATCGGGCTGGTCGGCGACGTGGAGCGGGTCAACACCGACGCCGTCCTGGATCTGATCGACGCCGGCCGGATCCCGGTGGTGTCGACGATCGCCCCGGATGCCGCAGGCCTGGTCTACAACATCAACGCCGACACCGCCGCGGCCGCGCTGGCCGAGGCGCTCGGCGCCGAGAAACTGCTGATGCTGACCGATGTCGAGGGTCTCTACACCCGCTGGCCCGACCGCGGATCCCTGGTCAGCCAGATCAATGCGGAGGAGCTGGCCGAGCTGCTGCCGACACTGGAGGAGGGCATGGTGCCCAAGATCGAAGCCTGCCTGCGCGCGATCGACGGGGGCGTGCCGAGCGCGCACGTCATCGACGGCCGGGTGGAGCACTGCGTGCTCGTCGAGTTGTTCACCGACGAGGGCGCGGGCACGAAGGTGGTGCAATCGGCATGA
- a CDS encoding acetylornithine transaminase, protein MTDGDLLHRWSAVMMNNYGTPALALASGDGAVVTDVDGKTYVDLLGGIAVNVLGHGHPAVIEAVTRQLHTLGHTSNLYATEPGVALAESLVGLLGAPAKVFFCNSGTEANEVAFKITRLTGRTKLVAAQGAFHGRTMGSLALTGQPAKQAPFEPLPGYVTHVPYGDVEALRAAVGDDTAAVFLEPIMGEGGVVVPPAGYLAAAREITSAHGALLALDEVQTGVGRTGTFFAHQHDGITPDIVTLAKGLGGGLPIGACMAVGDTADLLTPGLHGSTFGGNPVCTAAALAVLKVLADDGLVEHADVLGKTIAHGIEALGHPLVDHVRGRGLLRGIVLTADAAKPVETAAREAGFLVNAAAPAVVRLAPPLVLTDAQAEAFLTALPSILDQAAQETSR, encoded by the coding sequence ATGACCGACGGAGATCTGCTGCACCGCTGGTCGGCGGTCATGATGAACAACTACGGCACGCCGGCGCTGGCTCTGGCGAGCGGGGACGGCGCCGTCGTCACCGACGTGGACGGCAAGACCTACGTCGACCTGCTCGGCGGCATCGCGGTCAACGTGCTGGGCCACGGCCACCCCGCGGTGATCGAGGCGGTCACCCGCCAGCTCCACACCCTCGGGCACACCTCGAACCTCTACGCCACCGAACCCGGTGTGGCACTGGCCGAATCGCTCGTCGGGCTGCTCGGGGCGCCGGCCAAGGTGTTCTTCTGCAACTCCGGCACCGAGGCCAACGAGGTCGCGTTCAAGATCACCCGGCTCACCGGCCGGACGAAACTCGTCGCCGCCCAGGGCGCCTTCCACGGCCGCACCATGGGGTCGCTGGCGCTGACCGGGCAGCCGGCCAAGCAGGCGCCCTTCGAGCCGCTGCCCGGCTACGTCACCCACGTGCCCTACGGCGACGTCGAGGCACTGCGCGCCGCGGTCGGCGACGACACCGCCGCGGTGTTCCTGGAACCGATCATGGGGGAGGGCGGCGTCGTCGTCCCGCCCGCCGGCTACCTGGCCGCCGCGCGCGAGATCACCTCGGCGCACGGCGCGCTGCTGGCGCTCGACGAGGTGCAGACCGGCGTCGGACGCACCGGAACGTTCTTCGCCCACCAGCACGACGGCATCACCCCCGACATCGTCACGCTGGCCAAGGGTCTGGGCGGCGGACTGCCGATCGGGGCCTGCATGGCCGTCGGCGACACCGCCGACCTGCTCACCCCCGGCCTGCACGGCAGCACCTTCGGCGGAAACCCGGTGTGCACCGCAGCGGCGCTGGCGGTACTGAAGGTGCTCGCCGACGACGGTCTGGTGGAACACGCCGACGTGCTCGGCAAGACGATCGCCCACGGCATCGAAGCGCTCGGCCATCCGCTGGTCGACCACGTCCGCGGCCGCGGGCTGCTGCGCGGCATCGTGCTCACCGCCGACGCCGCCAAGCCCGTCGAGACCGCGGCCCGCGAGGCTGGTTTCCTCGTCAACGCCGCCGCGCCTGCCGTCGTGCGGCTCGCGCCGCCGCTGGTGCTCACCGACGCACAGGCCGAGGCGTTCCTCACCGCACTTCCGTCCATCCTCGACCAGGCCGCACAGGAGACTTCTCGATGA
- the argF gene encoding ornithine carbamoyltransferase → MIRHFLRDDDVSPAEQAEVLALAADLKKDRFSRRPLEGPRGVAVIFEKNSTRTRFSFEMGIAELGGHAVVVDGRSTQLGREETLEDTGQVLSRYVDAIVWRTFAQERLTAMASGSSVPIVNALSDEFHPCQVLADLQTLAERKGALKGLRLAYFGDGANNMAHSLMLGGVTAGIDVTIAAPQGFEPHPMFVAAAEARAQQTGATVALTDDPVRAAAGADVLVTDTWTSMGQENDGLDRVRPFRPFQINADLMSRADSEAVVLHCLPAHRGHEITDDVIDGPQSAVWDEAENRLHAQKALLVWLLERAGTGR, encoded by the coding sequence ATGATCCGGCATTTCCTTCGCGACGACGACGTCTCACCTGCGGAGCAGGCCGAGGTGCTGGCGCTGGCCGCCGATCTCAAGAAAGACCGGTTCAGCCGCCGTCCGCTCGAGGGGCCGCGCGGGGTCGCGGTGATCTTCGAGAAGAACTCGACCCGCACCCGGTTCTCGTTCGAGATGGGCATCGCCGAGCTCGGCGGGCACGCCGTGGTGGTCGACGGCCGCAGCACCCAACTGGGACGCGAGGAGACCCTCGAAGACACCGGCCAGGTGCTGTCCCGCTACGTCGACGCGATCGTGTGGCGCACCTTCGCCCAGGAACGGCTGACCGCGATGGCCTCGGGTTCGTCCGTCCCGATCGTCAATGCGCTGTCCGACGAGTTCCACCCGTGCCAGGTGCTGGCCGATCTGCAGACGCTGGCCGAACGCAAGGGCGCGCTGAAAGGCCTGCGGCTGGCCTACTTCGGTGACGGCGCCAACAACATGGCGCACTCGCTGATGCTCGGCGGGGTGACCGCCGGGATCGACGTCACCATCGCCGCGCCGCAGGGTTTCGAGCCGCACCCGATGTTCGTCGCCGCGGCAGAGGCCCGCGCCCAGCAGACCGGCGCCACCGTCGCACTGACCGACGATCCGGTGCGCGCCGCCGCCGGCGCCGACGTGCTGGTCACCGACACGTGGACCTCGATGGGGCAGGAGAACGACGGCCTCGACCGGGTGCGGCCGTTCCGCCCGTTCCAGATCAACGCCGATCTGATGTCCCGTGCGGACTCCGAAGCGGTGGTGCTGCACTGCCTTCCGGCGCACCGCGGACACGAGATCACCGACGACGTGATCGACGGCCCGCAGAGCGCGGTGTGGGACGAGGCCGAGAACCGGCTGCACGCGCAGAAGGCGCTGCTGGTGTGGCTGCTGGAACGGGCGGGAACCGGACGATGA
- a CDS encoding arginine repressor, whose protein sequence is MTAASTRAGRQARIVALLSAQSVRSQSELAALLADEGIDVTQATLSRDLEELGAVKLRGADGGVGVYIVPEDGSPVRGVAGGTERVSRLLGDLLVSTDCSANLAVLRTPPGAAHYLASALDRAALPYVVGTVAGDDTILVIAREPMTGAELAATIENLSKA, encoded by the coding sequence ATGACCGCCGCCAGTACCCGGGCCGGCAGGCAGGCCCGCATCGTCGCGCTGCTGTCGGCGCAGTCGGTGCGCAGCCAGAGCGAGCTGGCCGCACTGCTGGCCGACGAGGGCATCGACGTCACCCAGGCGACCCTGTCCCGCGACCTCGAAGAGCTCGGCGCGGTCAAACTGCGCGGCGCAGACGGCGGGGTCGGGGTCTACATCGTCCCCGAGGACGGCAGCCCGGTGCGCGGTGTGGCCGGCGGTACCGAACGGGTGTCGCGACTGCTCGGGGACCTGCTGGTGTCGACCGACTGCAGCGCCAACCTCGCGGTGCTGCGCACCCCGCCGGGTGCGGCGCACTACCTGGCCAGCGCGCTGGACCGGGCCGCGCTGCCGTATGTGGTCGGCACCGTCGCCGGTGACGACACCATCCTCGTGATCGCCCGCGAACCGATGACCGGCGCCGAACTGGCCGCCACCATCGAGAACCTTTCCAAAGCCTGA
- a CDS encoding argininosuccinate synthase, giving the protein MSERVILAYSGGLDTSVAISWIGKETGREVVAVAIDLGQGGEDMEVIRQRALDCGAVEAVVIDARDEFAEQYCLPAIQSNALYMDRYPLVSALSRPLIVKHLVDAAREHGGGIVAHGCTGKGNDQVRFEVGFASLAPDLKVLAPVRDYAWTREKAIAFAEQNAIPINVTKRSPFSIDQNVWGRAVETGFLEHLWNAPTKDVYDYTEDPTVNWSSPDEVIVGFDKGVPVSIDGNPVTVLQAIEQLNARAGAQGVGRLDVVEDRLVGIKSREIYEAPGAMVLITAHTELEHVTLERELGRFKRTTDQKWGELVYDGLWFSPLKTALESFVAKTQEHVSGEIRLVLHGGHIAVNGRRSAESLYDFNLATYDEGDTFDQSAAKGFVHVHGLSSSLSARRDLAGK; this is encoded by the coding sequence ATGTCCGAACGCGTCATCCTGGCGTATTCCGGCGGTCTGGACACCTCGGTGGCCATCAGCTGGATCGGTAAGGAGACCGGTCGCGAGGTCGTGGCGGTGGCCATCGACCTCGGGCAGGGCGGCGAGGACATGGAGGTCATCCGGCAGCGCGCCCTGGACTGCGGCGCCGTCGAAGCCGTCGTCATCGACGCCCGCGACGAGTTCGCCGAGCAGTACTGCCTGCCCGCCATCCAGTCCAACGCCCTGTACATGGACCGCTACCCGCTGGTCTCGGCGCTGAGCCGGCCGTTGATCGTCAAGCACCTCGTCGACGCGGCCCGCGAACACGGCGGCGGCATCGTCGCGCACGGCTGCACCGGCAAGGGCAACGACCAGGTGCGTTTCGAGGTCGGATTCGCATCGCTGGCACCGGATCTCAAGGTGCTCGCCCCGGTCCGCGACTACGCATGGACCCGGGAGAAGGCCATCGCGTTCGCCGAGCAGAACGCGATCCCGATCAACGTGACCAAGCGGTCGCCGTTCTCCATCGACCAGAACGTCTGGGGCCGGGCGGTGGAAACCGGCTTCCTGGAGCATCTGTGGAACGCGCCGACCAAGGACGTCTACGACTACACCGAGGATCCGACCGTCAACTGGAGCAGCCCCGACGAGGTGATCGTCGGGTTCGACAAGGGCGTGCCGGTGTCCATCGACGGCAACCCCGTCACGGTGCTGCAGGCCATCGAGCAGCTCAACGCGCGCGCCGGGGCCCAGGGCGTGGGCCGCCTCGACGTGGTCGAGGACCGGCTCGTCGGCATCAAGAGCCGCGAGATCTACGAGGCGCCCGGCGCGATGGTGCTCATCACCGCCCACACCGAGCTCGAGCACGTCACGCTGGAGCGTGAGCTCGGCCGGTTCAAGCGCACCACGGACCAGAAGTGGGGCGAGCTGGTCTACGACGGTCTGTGGTTCTCGCCGCTGAAGACCGCGCTGGAGTCGTTCGTCGCCAAGACTCAGGAACACGTCAGCGGTGAGATCAGACTGGTGCTGCACGGCGGTCACATCGCGGTCAACGGCCGGCGCAGCGCCGAGTCGCTGTACGACTTCAACCTCGCGACCTACGACGAGGGCGACACCTTCGACCAGTCGGCGGCCAAGGGCTTCGTGCACGTGCACGGCCTGTCGTCGAGCCTGTCGGCGCGCCGGGATCTGGCGGGTAAGTGA
- the argH gene encoding argininosuccinate lyase, translating into MSTNEGSLWGGRFADGPADALAALSKSTHFDWVLAPYDVAASKAHARVLFQAGLLTEEQRDGLLAGLDSLGADVADGSFGPLVSDEDVHGALERGLIERVGPDLGGRLRAGRSRNDQVATLFRMWLRDAIRRVADGVLDVVGALTTQAAAHPTAIMPGKTHLQSAQPVLLAHHLLAHAHPLLRDVDRLADFDARAAVSPYGSGALAGSSLGLDPDAIADELGFAAAADNSIDATASRDFAAEAAFVFTMIGVDLSRLAEDIILWSTTEFGYVTLHDAWSTGSSIMPQKKNPDIAELARGKSGRLIGNLAGLLATLKAQPLAYNRDLQEDKEPVFDSVAQLEMLLPAMAGLVATLSFDVDRMAELAPLGYTLATDVAEWLVRGGVPFRVAHEAAGAAVRAAEARGIGLEELADAELTGIHPALTPEVRDVLTTEGSVNSRDARGGTAPVQVARQLSAVRDVSDSLRLRLRR; encoded by the coding sequence GTGAGCACCAACGAGGGTTCCCTGTGGGGCGGCCGGTTCGCCGACGGCCCCGCGGACGCCCTTGCCGCGCTGAGCAAGTCGACCCACTTCGACTGGGTGCTGGCGCCCTACGACGTCGCGGCGTCCAAAGCGCATGCTCGCGTGCTGTTCCAGGCCGGCCTGCTGACCGAGGAGCAGCGTGACGGGTTGCTGGCCGGGCTGGACAGCCTGGGCGCCGACGTCGCCGACGGCAGCTTCGGGCCGCTGGTCTCCGACGAGGACGTGCACGGCGCACTGGAACGCGGCCTGATCGAGCGGGTCGGCCCCGACCTCGGCGGGCGACTTCGCGCCGGACGGTCCCGCAACGACCAGGTGGCCACGCTGTTCCGGATGTGGTTGCGCGACGCGATCCGCCGGGTCGCCGACGGCGTGCTCGACGTGGTGGGGGCGCTGACGACACAGGCGGCGGCCCACCCGACCGCGATCATGCCGGGCAAGACGCACCTGCAGTCGGCGCAGCCGGTGCTGCTGGCCCACCACCTGCTCGCGCACGCCCACCCCCTGCTGCGCGATGTGGACCGGCTCGCCGACTTCGACGCCCGGGCCGCGGTGTCGCCGTACGGTTCCGGCGCGCTGGCCGGATCGTCGCTGGGCCTGGACCCCGACGCGATCGCCGACGAGCTGGGTTTCGCAGCGGCAGCGGACAATTCGATCGACGCGACCGCATCCCGCGACTTCGCGGCCGAGGCGGCGTTCGTGTTCACGATGATCGGGGTGGACCTGTCTCGGCTGGCCGAGGACATCATCCTGTGGAGCACCACGGAGTTCGGCTACGTCACACTGCACGACGCGTGGTCGACCGGCAGCTCGATCATGCCGCAGAAGAAGAACCCCGACATCGCCGAACTGGCCCGCGGCAAGTCCGGCCGGTTGATCGGCAACCTCGCCGGGCTGCTGGCCACCCTGAAGGCCCAGCCGCTGGCGTACAACCGGGATCTGCAGGAGGACAAGGAGCCGGTCTTCGACTCGGTGGCCCAGCTGGAGATGCTGTTGCCGGCGATGGCCGGGCTGGTCGCGACACTGAGCTTCGACGTGGACCGGATGGCCGAACTCGCCCCGCTGGGCTACACGTTGGCCACCGATGTCGCCGAATGGCTGGTGCGCGGCGGCGTGCCGTTCCGGGTGGCGCACGAAGCCGCGGGTGCCGCGGTGCGTGCGGCCGAGGCCCGGGGTATCGGTCTGGAGGAGCTCGCCGACGCCGAACTCACCGGCATCCATCCCGCCCTCACCCCGGAGGTGCGCGACGTGCTCACCACCGAGGGGTCGGTCAACTCGCGGGATGCACGCGGCGGCACCGCACCCGTCCAGGTGGCCCGGCAGCTGAGCGCGGTGCGCGACGTGTCGGACTCGTTGCGACTGCGGCTGCGACGGTAG
- a CDS encoding ABC-F family ATP-binding cassette domain-containing protein — translation MAHLLGGENLHLEYPTGVVFDSVTVGVSEGDRIGIVGRNGDGKSTLLGLLTGRVAPHGGRVTRRGGLRVGSLDQADTLDRERTVGWSLVGDQPDHVWAGVSRVRDVIGGLVADIPFDAVVGTLSGGQRRRVQLAALLIDDWDVIALDEPTNHLDIQGITWLAAHLKQRWARGSGGLLVVTHDRWFLDEVANTTWEVHPPGSGRGQGSIVEPFEGGYAAYVLQRVERDRQAAAVEAKRQNLMRKELAWLRRGPPARTSKPKFRIDAANALISDVPPLRNSVELSRAAMARLGKDVIDLLDVSVSYPAGADGSADREVLRDVEWRIAPGERTGILGANGAGKSTLLGLIAGTVTPTAGRVKRGKTVQLAVLDQESRELDPLAGDMVREVLARLQTTYQIDGKDVTPAQLLERLGFAREHLSARVGELSGGQRRRLQLMLVLLSEPNVLVLDEPTNDVDTDMLTATEDLLDSWPGTLIVVSHDRYLLERITDQQYAILDGRLRHLPGGIDEYLRLAAAQPESSAPRAKEAVAEGLSGAELRNVEKEISSIDRSLAKLADRITAKHGEMAAHDQSDHVGLGRLTAEVRDLEKQVAELESRWMELSERLES, via the coding sequence ATGGCACACCTGCTCGGAGGCGAAAACCTCCATCTGGAGTACCCCACCGGGGTGGTCTTCGATTCGGTGACCGTCGGAGTGAGCGAAGGCGACCGCATCGGCATCGTCGGCCGCAACGGCGACGGCAAATCCACCCTGCTGGGCCTGCTGACCGGACGCGTCGCACCGCACGGGGGGCGGGTGACGCGCCGTGGCGGTCTGCGGGTCGGATCGCTGGACCAGGCCGACACGCTGGACCGCGAGCGCACCGTGGGTTGGTCGCTGGTCGGTGACCAACCCGACCACGTGTGGGCCGGTGTATCGAGGGTCCGTGACGTGATCGGCGGTCTGGTCGCCGACATCCCGTTCGACGCCGTGGTCGGAACCTTGTCGGGCGGTCAGCGCCGCCGCGTGCAGCTGGCTGCGCTGCTGATCGACGACTGGGACGTCATCGCACTCGACGAGCCCACCAACCACCTCGACATCCAGGGAATCACCTGGCTGGCCGCGCATCTCAAGCAGCGGTGGGCCCGCGGATCGGGCGGGCTGCTGGTGGTCACCCACGACCGGTGGTTCCTCGACGAGGTGGCCAACACCACGTGGGAGGTCCATCCCCCCGGTTCCGGGCGCGGGCAGGGCAGCATCGTGGAGCCGTTCGAGGGCGGTTACGCCGCGTATGTGTTGCAGCGCGTGGAACGTGACCGCCAGGCCGCGGCCGTGGAGGCCAAGCGACAGAACCTGATGCGCAAGGAGCTGGCCTGGCTGCGCCGCGGCCCGCCTGCGCGGACGTCGAAGCCCAAGTTCCGGATCGACGCCGCCAACGCGCTGATCTCGGATGTCCCGCCGCTGCGCAACAGCGTGGAGCTGTCCCGCGCGGCGATGGCCCGGCTGGGCAAGGACGTCATCGACCTGCTCGACGTGTCGGTGAGCTACCCGGCAGGCGCCGACGGCTCCGCGGACCGGGAGGTGTTGCGCGACGTCGAGTGGCGGATCGCCCCCGGTGAACGCACCGGCATCCTGGGCGCCAACGGCGCCGGGAAGTCCACGCTGCTCGGCCTGATCGCGGGCACGGTGACGCCGACCGCGGGCCGGGTCAAGCGCGGCAAGACGGTGCAATTGGCTGTGCTGGACCAGGAATCCCGGGAGCTGGATCCCCTGGCCGGCGACATGGTGCGCGAAGTGCTGGCCCGCCTGCAGACGACCTACCAGATCGACGGCAAGGACGTGACGCCCGCGCAGTTGCTCGAGCGGCTGGGTTTCGCGCGAGAGCATCTGTCCGCGCGGGTCGGCGAACTGTCCGGCGGTCAGCGCCGCCGGCTGCAGTTGATGCTGGTGCTGCTGTCGGAGCCGAATGTGCTGGTGCTCGACGAGCCGACCAACGACGTCGACACCGACATGCTCACGGCGACCGAGGATCTGCTCGACTCGTGGCCGGGCACACTGATCGTGGTCTCCCACGACCGATACCTGCTCGAGCGCATCACCGACCAGCAGTACGCGATCCTCGACGGCCGGCTCCGGCATCTGCCCGGCGGCATCGACGAGTACCTCCGGCTCGCGGCGGCACAGCCGGAAAGCTCGGCACCCCGTGCGAAAGAAGCTGTCGCCGAGGGGCTGTCCGGCGCCGAACTGCGCAACGTGGAGAAGGAGATCTCGTCGATCGACCGGTCGCTGGCCAAGCTGGCCGACCGCATCACCGCCAAGCACGGCGAGATGGCCGCGCACGACCAGTCCGACCACGTCGGCCTCGGCCGGCTCACCGCCGAGGTGCGGGACCTGGAGAAGCAGGTGGCCGAACTGGAGTCGCGCTGGATGGAGCTCTCGGAACGGCTTGAGAGTTAG
- a CDS encoding acyl-CoA synthetase: MVDLSAITRPVGRLVATAQNGLEVLRYGGLETGAVPSPFQVIESVPMYRLRRYFPPDSRPGSAPVGPPVLMVHPMMMSADMWDVTRDEGAVGILHKAGIDPWVIDFGSPDQVEGGMQRNLADHVVALSEAIDTVKTVTGRDVHLAGYSQGGMFAYQTAAYRRAKDLASIVAFGSPVDTLAALPMNLPASLAPVAADFMADHVFSRIDIPGWLARTGFQMLDPVKTAQSRLDFLRQLHDREALLPREQQRRFLANDGWIAWSGPAISELLKQFIAHNRMMTGGFSIHGDLVTLSDIDCPVLAVIGEVDDIGQPASVRGIKRAAPRADVYEFLIRAGHFGLVVGSKAATQTWPAVAEWVRWLDGGGSMPEGVTPMPVQPTEPSERGVSLTSRVTHSATAATEMAFTLARSAADAFVAANKSARALAVETARTLPRLARLGQVNDHTRISLGRIMTEQARDMPHGEALLFDGRVHTYEAVDRRINNVVRGLIGVGVRQGVRVAVLMETRPSALVAIAALSRLGAVAVLMPPDADFAEAARLGAVTEIIADPTNLEVARRLGMRVLVLGGGESRDLDLAADDDVVDMEKIDPDQVNLPGWYRPNPGLARDLAFIGFSTVSGSLVARQITNYRWALSAFGTASAANLSRSDTVYCLTPLHHQSGLLVSLGGAVVGGARVALSRELRPARFMQEIRQYGVTVVSYTWTMLREVIDDPAFSLHGSHPVRLFIGSGMPAGLWTRVVEVFEPANVVEFFATTDGQAVLANVKGAKIGSKGRPLPGGGEIALAAYDPVDDVILEDEQGFVRRAEVGEVGVLLAHPRGPVDPLASVKRGVFAPADTWVSTEYLFRRDEDGDYWLVDNRASVICTPRGPVFAATVNDAVGRLGAVDMAVTYGVEVNGQTRAVTALALCPGGSIPSADLSEALGDLPVGHAPDIVHVVSDMTLTATFRPLAGPWEKQGIPKASRNAWYLDADSSRYKRLTAAVRSELAGGQQ, translated from the coding sequence GTGGTGGACCTCTCGGCGATCACCCGGCCGGTCGGACGGTTGGTCGCGACTGCCCAGAACGGGCTCGAGGTGTTGCGCTACGGCGGCTTGGAGACCGGCGCCGTGCCGTCGCCGTTCCAGGTCATCGAGAGCGTGCCGATGTACCGGCTGCGCCGCTACTTCCCGCCCGACAGCCGCCCGGGCAGCGCGCCCGTCGGACCTCCGGTGCTGATGGTCCATCCCATGATGATGTCGGCCGACATGTGGGACGTCACCCGCGACGAGGGCGCCGTCGGAATCCTGCACAAGGCCGGCATCGACCCGTGGGTCATCGACTTCGGCTCGCCCGACCAGGTCGAAGGCGGCATGCAGCGCAACCTCGCCGACCACGTGGTCGCGCTGAGCGAGGCCATCGACACCGTCAAGACGGTGACCGGGCGCGACGTGCACCTGGCCGGCTACTCGCAGGGCGGGATGTTCGCGTATCAGACCGCGGCCTACCGCCGGGCGAAGGACCTGGCCAGCATCGTGGCGTTCGGTTCGCCGGTCGACACGCTCGCGGCGCTGCCGATGAACCTGCCCGCCAGCCTGGCGCCCGTCGCCGCCGACTTCATGGCCGACCACGTGTTCAGCCGCATCGACATCCCGGGATGGCTGGCGCGCACCGGATTCCAGATGCTCGATCCGGTCAAGACGGCCCAGTCGCGACTGGACTTCCTGCGTCAGCTGCACGACCGCGAAGCGCTGCTGCCCCGTGAGCAGCAGCGGCGGTTCCTGGCCAACGACGGATGGATCGCGTGGTCGGGGCCGGCGATCTCCGAGCTGCTCAAGCAGTTCATCGCGCACAACCGGATGATGACCGGCGGCTTCTCCATCCACGGGGACCTGGTGACGCTGTCGGACATCGACTGCCCGGTGCTCGCCGTGATCGGTGAGGTCGACGACATCGGCCAGCCCGCGTCCGTGCGAGGTATCAAGCGCGCCGCACCCCGGGCCGACGTGTACGAGTTCCTGATCCGGGCAGGCCATTTCGGCCTGGTGGTGGGGTCGAAGGCCGCGACGCAGACCTGGCCTGCGGTGGCCGAGTGGGTGCGCTGGCTCGATGGCGGCGGCAGCATGCCCGAGGGCGTGACGCCGATGCCGGTGCAGCCGACCGAACCGAGCGAGCGCGGGGTGTCGCTGACCTCGAGGGTGACGCACAGCGCCACCGCGGCCACCGAGATGGCGTTCACCCTGGCCCGGTCCGCCGCCGACGCGTTCGTCGCGGCGAACAAGTCCGCGCGTGCCCTGGCCGTCGAAACCGCGCGCACGCTGCCGCGCCTGGCCCGTCTCGGCCAGGTCAACGACCACACCCGTATCTCGCTGGGCCGCATCATGACCGAGCAGGCACGGGACATGCCCCACGGTGAGGCGCTGCTGTTCGACGGCCGGGTGCACACCTACGAGGCCGTCGACCGGCGCATCAACAACGTGGTGCGCGGCCTGATCGGGGTCGGCGTGCGCCAGGGCGTGCGCGTCGCGGTCCTGATGGAGACCCGGCCCAGCGCGCTGGTGGCGATCGCGGCACTGTCCCGGCTCGGCGCGGTGGCGGTGCTGATGCCGCCCGACGCGGACTTCGCCGAAGCCGCGCGGCTCGGCGCGGTGACCGAGATCATCGCCGATCCGACCAATCTCGAAGTGGCACGCAGACTCGGCATGCGGGTGCTGGTGCTCGGCGGCGGCGAGTCCCGAGACCTCGACCTGGCCGCCGACGACGACGTCGTCGACATGGAGAAGATCGACCCCGACCAGGTGAACCTGCCGGGCTGGTACCGGCCCAATCCCGGGCTGGCCCGCGACCTCGCCTTCATCGGCTTCAGCACCGTCAGCGGCAGCCTGGTGGCGCGTCAGATCACCAACTACCGCTGGGCGCTGTCGGCGTTCGGGACGGCGTCGGCGGCCAACCTCAGCCGCAGCGACACCGTGTACTGCCTTACCCCGCTGCACCACCAGTCGGGGCTGCTGGTCAGCCTCGGCGGTGCGGTCGTCGGCGGTGCCCGCGTCGCGCTGTCGCGGGAGCTGCGTCCGGCCCGCTTCATGCAGGAGATCAGGCAGTACGGCGTGACGGTGGTCTCCTATACCTGGACGATGCTGCGGGAGGTCATCGACGACCCCGCGTTCTCGCTGCACGGAAGCCATCCGGTCCGGCTGTTCATCGGCTCGGGTATGCCGGCCGGGCTGTGGACCCGGGTGGTCGAGGTGTTCGAGCCGGCCAACGTGGTGGAGTTCTTCGCCACCACCGACGGTCAGGCCGTGCTGGCCAACGTCAAGGGCGCCAAGATCGGCAGCAAGGGCAGGCCGCTGCCCGGTGGCGGCGAGATCGCGCTGGCCGCCTACGACCCCGTCGACGACGTGATCCTCGAAGACGAGCAGGGCTTCGTGCGCCGCGCCGAGGTCGGGGAGGTGGGCGTGCTGCTCGCCCACCCGCGCGGACCGGTGGACCCGCTGGCGTCGGTGAAGCGCGGTGTGTTCGCCCCCGCCGACACGTGGGTGTCCACCGAGTACCTCTTCCGCCGGGACGAGGACGGCGATTACTGGCTGGTCGACAACCGCGCCTCGGTGATCTGCACCCCCCGCGGGCCGGTGTTCGCGGCAACGGTCAACGACGCCGTCGGGCGGCTCGGCGCCGTCGACATGGCGGTCACCTACGGGGTGGAGGTGAACGGGCAGACGCGGGCGGTCACCGCGCTGGCGTTGTGTCCCGGCGGGAGCATCCCGTCGGCGGATCTCTCCGAAGCGCTGGGCGACCTGCCCGTCGGTCACGCGCCCGACATCGTGCACGTCGTCTCCGACATGACGTTGACCGCGACGTTCCGTCCGTTGGCCGGTCCGTGGGAGAAACAGGGGATTCCGAAGGCCTCCCGTAACGCCTGGTACCTGGACGCCGATAGCAGTCGGTACAAGCGGTTGACCGCTGCCGTGCGCAGCGAGCTCGCGGGTGGTCAGCAGTGA